A portion of the Oncorhynchus gorbuscha isolate QuinsamMale2020 ecotype Even-year linkage group LG07, OgorEven_v1.0, whole genome shotgun sequence genome contains these proteins:
- the pxdc1b gene encoding PX domain-containing protein 1, with protein MASAIFEGTSLVNMFVKDCWVNGIRRLIINQRGEEEEFYEIRTEWSDRNVLYLHRSYSDFGRLFKRLVESFPEDRRALSKSPLIEGLVKIKEASDIELKLNEVEKLLKNAINMPWKYSRSEVVLTFFERSPLDQVLKNDNVHKIQPCFQSPYKISEIMRSNGFCLANTETIVFDESLPQDAERPSSTDSAAGSAEHLYEDGREFLTVEPDISDDDSDAYVTNLSYYHLVPFETDILE; from the exons ATGGCATCGGCGATATTCGAGGGGACGTCTCTGGTCAACATGTTTGTCAAGGATTGCTGGGTGAACGGGATCCGGAGACTGATCATAAATCagcgaggagaggaagaagaattCTACGAGATCAGAACCGAGTGGTCAGACAGAAACGTTTTGTATTTGCACAGGAGTTATTCCGATTTTGGGAGATTGTTCAAAAGACTGGTTGAATCATTCCCGGAGGACAGAAGAGCTCTCTCCAAGTCGCCGCTTATCGAAG GTCTGGTTAAGATTAAAGAGGCCAGTGACATCGAGCTGAAACTAAATGAGGTGGAGAAGCTACTGAAGAATGCCATCAACATGCCATGGAAG taTTCTAGGTCAGAGGTGGTGTTGACATTCTTTGAGCGATCACCGCTGGACCAAGTGCTGAAGAATGACAACGTCCACAAGATCCAGCCATGCTTCCAGAGTCCATACAAGATATCAG AGATCATGCGTTCcaatggcttctgtctggccaacaCTGAGACAATCGTGTTTGATGAGAGTCTGCCACAGGATGCAGAGAGACCCTCATCCACTGACTCTGCTGCTGGCTCTGCAGAACACCT GTACGAGGATGGCAGGGAGTTCCTGACAGTGGAACCAGACATCAGTGACGATGACTCCGATGCCTACGTCACAAACCTGTCTTACTACCATCTGGTCCCCTTTGAGACGGACATCCTGGAATGA